The DNA window AGAGCTTTAGACTTTATTAAAACAGCCCTTTAGATACTTGTTATAAATATAAAGTGATCTCTCTGCTTTTTAGTGTTGTAACACACCTATGTATCCAAACCTTTCCATGGGCAAATTGAGTTGGTATTTGGTGTAACTGGCACTTGGACTAGATCATTCTTGTTGATCCCTTCTAACTGAAATATTCTAAAGTTTTAAAGACCTTTTAGAAAGAACATAGGGCTTTCAGTGAATactcaaataaataaacatcTGAGAGTCTCAAGGAGTCaagtaaaagcaaaattcaCTTCCTTCTTCTTGGAAAACCAGAATAGTACTGTCCTAACATGAAAGATAAATCTTCCTAGAAAGAGCACAAGAACACCAAGAAACATAAACACAGAGGAATTATGAATACACACAGCTATAATGGTATTATAAGTTAATACTAACCTCCTCTGAGACAATGGGCTTTGTAAATGCTTTGAAACGTTCGTCAATGACAAGTCTTTGAGCCACATCTCTTAAGTAAATCCTGAGTTCACGCAACGTatcctcttcctgctcttccacctgtcttatttcttcctctgtcaGCTTTCGAGGCTTAGGTGGTGGTGCTACAGGCAGCACTTCCAAAGGCTGGCAAGCTTAATTGAATCAGAAAGTTGTAGTTAATTGATGGTACTCATAAACAAGCACATGAAAAATGATTGATAGAAAATTATGACCCAAGCAAATACTGTATTACTGTTAACCTAGAGTTAGCAAAGTTTTGTATGTAGAACATCCTCCTCActtgtgttgttttttaatGCTGGAGGTTGAGCAGCTTGCTTCATAACTAAGTCCTCAAAAAAACATCTCTCAGCACAGGTAGGATGCGAGATTCTGAAAACTTCTTCAAATTCATTATTAAACAATGCTTTTATCTAAAGCATGAAGAGAAAATACACTTCAGTTATACAAGGCCATGCAAACTTCTTATATTTTGTTCCAAAAAAGATGAGCACCTCTCTGAATTAAACTGAATACTTATCTGGATAATATTATCTGAATACATATCTGGATAAGAATATATATTACCAGTTATCTTTGTGGCCTTAAAAGATTAGGTTTTTATAGCATGGCAATTTAAAATGCCTTCTCTAAGAATCACATTCTAGATTTTAAGCTCCATGAAGAAACTGTATGATAAACAACTGAGAAAGGGGTGACTGGGGATTCACCATCCCCAAGGCtgcttattttccatttatgtGCCTTGCTGTCCTTTGGCTTGAATCTTTATGGCTGCTACAGAGGGAAAATGGCAAGGCTCAGAGGACAAGTGCTGGCTTTTTAGTAAGGTGATTGGGctttctctgattttatttttaattaatttaaatgaagtGTCTCAATTTGAATACTTCCAAGTTCTATtccatttttctatttctactaCCAAAAATTATGGAAGGGATTTCAATCCTTATTTTAGAAGGCACTTATTAACAGTATGAAAAATTCTGTTATTGAGACAAAATCTGAGCAACACATTCACATTTTGAACACCTTCCTTTAATGAACAGTCTCATATGTCTACAAAGCTCAGCATGTCCTCTTGAAGAATTTTGTTAAAGAATATacctaaaaatttatttccaagttGCTTAAACAAAAACTGAAACTTAGGTTTCTAATTTGTTGCGTTTTCACCCAGATGaagtaataaaattttttaaaaaataatttaaatttaaaattacattccATCAATAACAGTGTGACCTCTGcaattttttcagcaaaaatacatctaaattttcagtaaaaatgttttcagaaaaacagtCTTTCTTTCCTAGCTACCTTTCAAGTACCACACTCTTCACTAAAGACAAACCTAACCACCTTGAACCCAGCAAAACCATTGTCTGAAGCAAGTCCATACACCTGTCTAATAAGCTTGAGTATGGAGAAAAAGCttgaagggagaaaaagctgGATCAAAATCAATCTTTACTCAGAAAACACTTTAGGCAAATGTTTTTAGCATTGTTTTGTCTAAGCAAGTTTTAAGGGACTGGTTTTGGATGCCTGAGTAACAActatgaatttttttaagagtGGCACGTAACTCTAATGCTTCAGGGAGTTATAAATTAACAAGAAATTGAGTAACGAAGGAAGAAAAGTATTGATTGAAATACCTCTTCTGGGAGATCTCTCAGTTGTACATTAGATGTTGCAAGGAGTAAAACTGGAGTAAACCTTGGGATGCTTTGCAGTAGTGTTGCAAAAACAGATCTCAGCGTAGTTCCAACGGTCTCCTACCATGAAGGGATTTGTGGGACATATATGATACTCGGTGCTGATCTCTGAGCTTCTCGCATCAACTGGTAAAATGAAAGCTTGGATAAGAAAACTACATCACGTAGAACAGACTACTAAATAACTACATATCAGTCAAACTACCTTATGAAATAAGAGGTATATATGCAAGACATGAAGACAAATGGATAAATGACTCCTTAATAATCAGGTAAAATTTTCACTTTGACTCAAATATAGACATTTCTATGCAGACAGTAACAGACCTGAATCTCTGCCTGATTTCAAAACTACTTAGGTATAAGATAACTCCTAAAGAGCCTAAGAACTCGGCCAATGTAGTAGTGTGCCTAAAAAGAACCCAAAACTAACTCTTCAGCAAGGTGCATTTGCCTAGAGAAATCACTACACAACTGCAGCTACACCATTATCCAGTTCAGAAGGGACACACACCCAATTCAGACTGGAGCACAGTCTGAACAAAGAAAGGCCTATGTGAAAAGATGAGGGCTAACACAGCACAAGATGTCTGGCTATAATTCATAACTTCAGGCACATTTTACAAGAGGTGACCAGTCCTTAGACTGTCTGAAGAGCTAAATCACTCACTGCCTCTCATTACCAAAGGTGGGCTTTGGAAAACCACAAGCCACTGCCTACAGATGGCCCCTCAATCACAGAAGACAACATGCACCTACTGCATGAGGGAAGTGGAACAGTCCTTTCACACAACAAACTTCTCCATGCACCATTTCAGATTAATCTGCAAAGGACTTACTCCTCCCATGTGACAAATGAGTATCCAGTCACATAATGTGTCTGTCCAAACTTGTGGAGCTCTCAAATGCTGCTACTAGAgaccaaatattttaatgcagtAATGCCAAAAAACAAAGTGGATTTACTgcccaaaagcaaaaaaaaaaaaactaaattgcTTGTATTTCCTTTCCCTAGTTAACGAAAACTCAACACCATACAAATCTAAGTATTCCATGAACTTTAACACTTTTGCTGCATGCACTGCAGCAGTAAAAACTgtatatgtaaaaaaaaccctaacaaacaaaaaaattctttgccTCAAAACCTTGGCTGCCCtacaaatataattaaaaaggAGTCTAGAGAATGTGCATTGACATGCTGTCAGGTCGATACAGAGCCATCTACTGGTAGCACAGACTCCTAAGAAGcaacaaaaaactttttaaatccCACGTAAGACCAGCAGGATTTCTTGCCACAGAGAGGGGTTTACTAGCAGCAGTTCCCATCTTCCTGAGCTGCTAGTAATATTCTCCCTGTTACATTTCAAATGGATAAAATGCCTATGTATAAAATTCTTAGGTGGTACCATTCCACTGGAAAAGTGGATTTTCAgacaaaagtaaacaaaacagcATATTTAAATCAGGCCACTTATATTGACAATGACTTTTGCTAACTTCACTAGTTTATACATTTATCCTATAAgactaatgagaaaaaaagctaCCTGTACACGTTTCATCTGGTAATGTGCTAGCAAACAAAGCTGGTGTATCTAGTGAATACATTGGAAACTTTTCCAGGGAATTTATTACTGCAGCTGCCAAATCAGAAGCTTGTCCAGATCCTGGCTCTTCAATTAGTAAGAACCGTGGCCTGGAAGATGTTGGCTGGTCACAAGGATTTCTACAGCAGTAAGTAGAAAGCAAGTCCAAACATTAGTGATGAATAGGAAAACAGACATTAAAGTTTTTTCCTATGCACTTTGTTTTGTAAATACTCTCTCTGTTCCACAAAATAATAAGCTGGTCTGTGAACAGGAAAACTACCAAAGCCTGCTTTCTCACAAACTGGTACACTGACTCTGCTAGAAATCCTGCCAGTCCCCAGCAGATCTGCTACTCTTTTGGCTGGGTCAAGTAACAGTTCTTACATCCCACAGTGGGACTGTCCAGCCAAATACCCACACAACAGTTCAGTTTGATGGGTCAGGGCAGTGTACTCAGAACAGAAGTAACCAGCTGAACCTTCACACTTATGTCTGGCAAATATTGATCACCCCACATACACACTCTCAACTCCTTCATCTAGCATCCCTCACACCAAAACAGTTTACACACTCAGCCATCTTAAAAACAGAGCCACGAGCTCATGTCCAGAGCCAACGTGGACAAATGTACCTGCTGAAAGTGTGGAATTCTGCCTTTTCGCGATCAGGCATTTTACAAGTCGGTTTCTCTTCAGAGATTGATGGTGATTCCTCATCACTGTCAATCACATAATTTCCTAAAACAGGATTTAAAGAGAAGAGAGGTTTGTTAACTTTCTTGTATAGTCCATCTCTATCTTGCATTAATACACCTTCAAAATCGGTGCAGGAAAATACTTCTCTTGTATTTCATCATTTGAATGCTATTTCCTGAAGAGTTCATTCTACAACAAATCAAAAAAGAATGTACAAGTCTCTACAAAGATGTCCTGTGTCCCATGATTTGCATTGGGTATTATCTCTCTGTTGTCAAAAActtgtgtatttttcttctttgaataAAGATGGTTAGGAACAACTTATATAGCTCCCAGACACTTGCAAAACATTTCTCCTGCTTGAAGCGTTTATTTGAAAAGAGGTgctaataatttaaaacttagATTCCTCTCTGCAAGTGATAAATGTGATGTTAGCTCCTGTCAGAAACAGGGTCCTCCAGTATAGAATGCATAGTTCCCGACTACTTTTGCAAGTCACTCACAGCTTCCACCCTGCACTGTGCACACACAAAGTATAAAATTGTGCTGCTAGTACAGCTGAGTACATTTGTGTATGTTGATTGCACAGATCACAAGCTTTTGCTCTGGCAGCTTTTTAAACAAGTCGATGTAGATGTTATACCTTGCTGTTGGTCCTTTTTTAGTGCAAGCTCAGCATGGGGAAATACTCTCTGTAAGGTTTGTAAAATCCTTTCCAGCATGTTTTCTAAGAGTGGCTTTGAAATAGCTGATAGTGCTCGCCCAGGGGAAGGCACAACTCTGTGAAGCTGGAACAGTCTTTTGCATGGCCATGGAAAAatcatttgcttttattttaattgaatcCATGTTTATCTGCAGTCTCTGTCTGCTTTCATATAGCTGAGGATAGCGATGCTGCAAAGCACAGAGACCAGTTTTGGCACATAAGGCTTTAATATCAGCACCACAGTATCCtaataaacaaaacaagaatCAAATGTTATGTCAATCTCAGACAAAACAGAATTCAAGGCCAGTACTTCTAAACAGCAACACTGAAAGACTTTGTGTGCAGCCAAAAATTACCAGGCTAAGAGACAATTTAAAGAGTTACTGCAGTGCAGAAAAGTTCTGTTACATGGCTCGCAGCCTGATATCCTGCACTTaggcagcagcctgctgctcaAAACCTTGTTCCTGGGAAAGATGTCGCGAACCCATTCAATTTTCtgagagacaaaaagaaaactgaaagcagTGCCTAAATTTTCTCCCATGCCAAATGCCTCCTCACTGCCTCTCTCTGCCCCAAGGTACAAGAGCTCAAGTACTGCCTGCTACAAGCTCAGGCTCCCTAGCACTCAAGTCACATGTAGCAACCCACAGTTTTCAAACTCACCAACACATTCTTCAGCCAGCTCTTCAAGTAAGTTGTCCAATGGCTCCAGGATCCAGTCTCGTGTGTGAAttctgaaaatttcttttcttgcctGGAAACAGTTGCATTTCAGTTTGCCCTAAGTTTTCTCTTAAAAGAACAATGACaacacaaacccacaaaatccCTTATACCAATACAAATACTCTTCTTATCTGCTAAACCTTTTAGTATTCTCAAGGTCAATTATCAATACACTGTCTGCTTCTTCAAGCAGGAAATTTAATAATTCTGAACTTGTTGGTTCAAAAAAAGTTGGTTGCAGAGACAAGTGGACTTTCGCTAAACAAACATTTGACTTCAAGTAGAAAGTACTTCTTGCTTACAAACCAATCAAGTCCTCTTCCATATAGAGctataaagaaaaaatccccaactcTGCCTTTGAAAGGCAAGACTATGAAAGGAGGATGGTCTCACCACAATGTAAATTTTTGGGCCTACATATATACTGGATtctaccaatttttttttttttaaattaagttttaatacagttgaaaaaaaaaatcaactgctGAGAATTTGGAAGCATGAGAACATACTGATACCCCAGTTGAATTCTCCTGAAAATAGGTAAATTAGAACTTACGAGTTTTAAACAGTGTCTGTTACCTTGGAGGTTCAATTTTCAATCTCTCCAAGATTTCAGGAtaaagcaatggaaaaatgACCATCTCTTTTAAAGATGAAACGTGGTCAGAAAGACCACCCACGCTATCAAACTGTACCTAAAGATGAAGTCAACAGAACACATTTTATATGTTAAAGAAAGCTGCAGCCTTGATAAGGTTCCATGAGAAGCTGGATTGCCCTTGAGAGAAAACTGTAAACCAAGGGAGTTGCAGATGGCCCATTACTAGAAGCTTTCATAAATACTGCAAATGTCTCACTGCCACAATGAACCAAAAATACTTACTGAACCATCTATTTGCATTTGCTCCACTCCAGCCAGACATCCTCCAATTTTCACGGTATCCTTGTCAACTCCTGTTGAGGCACACTTCTGAAAGCTGACCAGAAGAGATCTGATTTgaattgagggaaaaaaaggtgttttctaACTTACAGTGCAGATAGCAGATATTTTGTTCTCTAATGATAGCAAGTGAATGCAGAAGACCTTATAAATCAGCATGAACTTCCTACGTAGGCAAATACTCATTCcaacattttacatttaataGCTATGAGTAGATAAAGGAAAATGGTCACTCCAGACATTAAACTGAGTGAATTATTTTAACAATACCACCTATGAATATCCATGCTAGTCAACACAGCACATATGGGAATACAACCTTAGAACAATTATTCCAGATGTGGAGACCATGGGCTGACCTTGATTAGTATGATGGAAGAATTCCTCCCCTGCCCAAACACACTGACATCTTTCAAACAGTTTTAGCTTTTACCTTCAAAAAGTTACAGtccaggaaaacactgatttcagtgggtGTTAACATTATAATGGCTGCCCACGACTCCTGGGCTTTCCTGAGGACTACGGAATGTGTGTGCCAGAAGATACACATCTGAAAGATGTCAGGCTGAAAACTCATTTGTTAGACTGTTATCAAATTAACATTTCTAGAATATTTGTTAAGTAACAAAATCTATTTCCCCTACTTATAACATTTTTCTCTTATAGTGGTTTTCGCtttgaaaaaacaaaggcaaaacacaGAAGCAGTGAAGTTTTACATCAAGAAAATACCCCAAAGTGTGTATCTCTACATTTCCTCCCATTCCCACCTAGAAATCAAATTTCTTATTAGAAGTCAATTCTAAAAATCCAGTTTTAGAGACTCCAACTACAGTCACCAATACCAAAAGGTATGATTACCCAATTTAGAAAGGGTACAAAATGAAGATGGCAACACTTCATAGTTAGGCATATACGAAGTCCTCCCAGGTACACTCCTCCCTCCCCtattctctaattttattaagCTCCTTAAATGTCTCTTCttcttctgtatttcaaaattcTCATCATCAtcagaagaggaaagagaatcACTGCTGAGCACTCTGTATCTCTGTCTACAAACATTCAAacaagtaaaaaattaaaatgcactcTAAGTAATACCAAAATTTAAGTGAACACTATCTCAGGGTTTACTTTGAAATCGACAAAGTTTTCAGATCATTGGAAATTTAATCTGATTTCAAAGTACATTATGTGATTTTACTTGCGAcagcaatatttaatttttcttaggAAGGTAAAAGTATCACTAGCgtgcaaagaaattttttaatcAAGTTACTACTTTTGTCCAGTCTCACTCTCTCAGACACACAAATCGAGTTTCACTTAGTATTATGTAGCCACTCTGTGAAACATCAACattttaaacttatttaaaaatttgacTTCAAAACGCCTTCCTTCCATAACTGTCTGTTTTCAATGATACTAAACAAAGTTTTCCTATCTAGCAAGGGAATGCACTCTCCGTGCTCTGTTTAAATAATCTGACACCCCTTTGTACTTACTATTGCAATTCATACATtagattttcatttaatatttttctggtttaagGATAGTTTCATACAGAAACATGAACTGATTCCAGAGAGACATCAGAATCAGTGTTtgagtgattaaaaaaaaaaaatccattaaaatttCCATGCAGGCTCTCCCAGTAACTAAATTGTCTTTGGTTTTAAGCAAATAACTTTCATCTCTCAAGATTAAA is part of the Vidua chalybeata isolate OUT-0048 chromosome 1, bVidCha1 merged haplotype, whole genome shotgun sequence genome and encodes:
- the LOC128787819 gene encoding LOW QUALITY PROTEIN: ATPase family AAA domain-containing protein 2-like (The sequence of the model RefSeq protein was modified relative to this genomic sequence to represent the inferred CDS: inserted 2 bases in 1 codon; substituted 1 base at 1 genomic stop codon) translates to MVTKGPFLPRPFYDSVTAKWWASCASHKPRRCETDSSVQSSPVSERDSCKGNKRQRYRVLSSDSLSSSDDDENFEIQKKKRHLRRSLLVSFQKCASTGVDKDTVKIGGCLAGVEQMQIDGSVQFDSVGGLSDHVSSLKEMVIFPLLYPEILERLKIEPPSSELLNFLLEEADSARKEIFRIHTRDWILEPLDNLLEELAEECVGYCGADIKALCAKTGLCALQHRYPQLYESRQRLQINMDSIKIKANDFSMAMQKTVPASXRVVPSPGRALSAISKPLLENMLERILQTLQRVFPHAELALKKDQQQGNYVIDSDEESPSISEEKPTCKMPDREKAEFHTFSRNPCDQPTSSRPRFLLIEEPGSGQASDLAAAVINSLEKFPMYSLDTPALFASTLPDETCTVFLSKLSFYQLMREAQRSAPSIIYVPQIPSWXETVGTTLRSVFATLLQSIPRFTPVLLLATSNVQLRDLPEEIKALFNNEFEEVFRISHPTCAERCFFEDLVMKQAAQPPALKNNTTCQPLEVLPVAPPPKPRKLTEEEIRQVEEQEEDTLRELRIYLRDVAQRLVIDERFKAFTKPIVSEEAPNYKDTIKQPMDLSTVLSKTDMHQYLIARDFLKDIDIICSNALQYKPNKGPSDHLLRHKACSLSDTAYSVVRHEMDKGFEQRCQKIKESHKERDSHIRHSTWLCGCKKANPKCNEKWKMPAAPVDTSISCSNGKLHFFQAFLEKVVKSLLCSLFLWPKSRFL